The Elaeis guineensis isolate ETL-2024a chromosome 13, EG11, whole genome shotgun sequence genome includes a region encoding these proteins:
- the LOC105055922 gene encoding plant-specific TFIIB-related protein PTF2, which yields MAVCRICSEGQVVVDPDSGAHICDSCGCVLSSDDFRHQTFTSDGVPTGSLMLSVGDFNHRDRRLHRARTLLADLAARLGLSSARAAEAAALASDVTDGALGDGQWFTVLAAACAYLVMRRHRLSLSLAEAAEAAGCEVHDLGRMAGRVARHLHLPPLPEFDAVHSLERAVLTSPSFAGIEREKAEQVIGQGRFLLQCATKWFLTTGRQPLPMVAAVAAFVAEVNGVKAGIEDIAKEIYAGVTTSKLRLKELKETLVEVAGSLLPWGADVTVKNLVQNAPLLIRIMESKSRSRSVEGSEEGLGFDLGDLLNAYCSNSREDSDSKYFNNVGHEEGGLEAMSCVKLENLKVSVECLSDAYKNVLERISYLKEKGELGKDQGKKRRIAGFDSEALIGWWEGRWDSDKKLTLEQVLQRDVGYEALPPSFVTSVKTRRWRKEKIKAAKCRINEVMKPPSSSADSGVKEEDSVLEQMIGRKWRRRRRNRVEKGGLDWEDCIIELLLLHGVKEDEIEQGHYNTLLALHVFNSSSAQRQTGPENSRVGDCW from the coding sequence ATGGCTGTCTGCCGGATTTGCAGCGAGGGCCAGGTGGTGGTCGACCCGGACTCCGGCGCTCACATCTGTGACTCGTGCGGCTGCGTGCTCTCCTCCGATGACTTCCGCCACCAGACCTTCACCTCCGACGGCGTCCCCACCGGCTCCCTCATGCTCTCTGTTGGCGACTTCAACCACCGCGACCGCCGCCTGCACCGCGCCCGCACCCTCCTTGCCGACCTAGCCGCCCGCCTCGGCCTCTCCTCCGCCCGCGCCGCCGAGGCCGCCGCCCTCGCCTCTGATGTCACCGACGGCGCCCTTGGCGATGGCCAGTGGTTCACCGTCCTCGCCGCCGCTTGTGCTTACCTCGTCATGCGCCGCCATCGCCTGTCCCTCTCCCTCGCCGAGGCCGCCGAGGCCGCTGGCTGCGAAGTCCACGACCTCGGCCGGATGGCCGGGCGCGTCGCTCGCCACCTCCACCTTCCCCCGCTTCCGGAGTTCGACGCCGTCCACTCCCTCGAGCGTGCTGTCCTCACCTCCCCCAGCTTTGCCGGGATCGAGAGGGAAAAGGCCGAGCAGGTCATCGGCCAGGGGCGCTTTCTCCTCCAGTGCGCCACCAAGTGGTTCCTCACTACTGGGCGGCAGCCGCTCCCGATGGTCGCCGCCGTAGCAGCGTTCGTGGCGGAGGTGAACGGGGTGAAGGCCGGGATTGAGGACATTGCCAAGGAGATCTACGCCGGGGTCACCACCAGCAAGCTCCGGCTCAAGGAGCTTAAGGAGACCCTCGTCGAGGTCGCAGGGTCCCTGCTTCCCTGGGGCGCGGACGTCACCGTCAAGAACCTAGTGCAAAATGCGCCCCTTTTGATCCGGATCATGGAGTCGAAGTCAAGATCCAGATCGGTGGAGGGATCGGAGGAGGGCCTTGGATTCGATTTGGGTGATCTCTTAAATGCCTATTGTTCAAACTCGAGGGAAGATAGTGATTCCAAGTATTTCAACAATGTAGGTCATGAAGAGGGTGGTCTCGAGGCGATGAGCTGTGTTAAGTTGGAGAATCTAAAGGTCTCGGTGGAATGCCTTTCAGATGCTTACAAAAATGTCTTAGAGAGAATCAGCTATCTTAAGGAAAAAGGAGAGCTTGGAAAGGACcaggggaagaagaggaggatagcTGGATTTGATTCGGAGGCATTGATTGGTTGGTGGGAGGGAAGATGGGATTCCGACAAGAAGCTGACGCTCGAGCAGGTATTACAGCGTGATGTCGGTTACGAGGCTCTGCCTCCATCTTTTGTTACCAGTGTCAAAACCAGGAGATggagaaaagagaagataaaagCTGCTAAGTGTCGGATTAATGAGGTTATGAAACCTCCATCATCCTCCGCCGATTCGGGTGTGAAGGAAGAGGATTCTGTTTTGGAGCAGATGATAGGTAGgaagtggaggaggaggaggaggaatagAGTTGAAAAGGGTGGTCTTGATTGGGAGGATTGCATAATTGAACTTTTACTTCTCCATGGAGTTAAAGAGGATGAAATAGAGCAAGGACATTATAATACATTGCTTGCCTTGCATGTTTTCAATTCCTCAAGTGCTCAGAGACAAACAGGACCAGAGAATTCCAGGGTTGGTGACTGCTGGTGA